The following are from one region of the Mycolicibacterium helvum genome:
- a CDS encoding cytochrome P450 encodes MPTPNIPPGFDFLDPDLCVQRLPVEELAELRRVAPVWWCEQAIGKGGFNDGGYWVVTKHKDVKEVSRRNDVFLSSPNTAIPQFPDEMAREDIDLQKVVMLNMDGEYHDRLRRIISKGFTPRAIGALREELDRRAQIIAKEASAQGGGDFVEQVACELPLQAIADLLGVPQDDRAKLFRWSNEMTGNGDEEFDVDPKQSSMEVLAYAMHMAEVKGKNPGDDIVTALINADIDGEKLSDDEFGFFVMMLAVAGNETTRNSITHGMIAFANNPDQWELYKKERPETAADEIVRWATPVTAFQRTAAEDVELSGAQIKQGQRVVMFYRSANFDEDVFEDPHAFNILRNPNPHVGFGGTGVHYCVGANLAKMTINLIFNAIADHMPDLTSVGTPERLRSGWLNAIKHWQVDYVGTSA; translated from the coding sequence ATGCCAACCCCCAACATCCCGCCCGGCTTCGATTTCCTGGACCCGGATCTGTGTGTGCAGCGGCTGCCAGTCGAGGAACTCGCCGAGCTACGGCGGGTCGCGCCGGTTTGGTGGTGCGAACAGGCTATCGGCAAGGGCGGATTCAACGACGGCGGCTACTGGGTCGTCACCAAGCACAAGGACGTCAAAGAGGTCTCGCGCCGTAACGACGTCTTCCTCAGCTCGCCCAACACCGCGATCCCGCAGTTCCCCGATGAGATGGCGCGTGAAGACATCGACCTGCAAAAGGTCGTAATGCTCAACATGGACGGCGAGTACCACGACCGGTTGCGCCGGATCATCTCCAAGGGGTTCACCCCGAGGGCCATCGGGGCGCTGCGCGAGGAGCTCGACCGGCGGGCCCAGATCATCGCCAAGGAAGCCTCCGCTCAGGGCGGCGGCGACTTCGTCGAGCAGGTGGCCTGCGAGCTGCCGCTGCAGGCGATCGCCGATTTGCTGGGCGTGCCCCAGGACGATCGCGCCAAGCTGTTCCGCTGGTCGAACGAAATGACCGGTAACGGCGACGAAGAATTCGACGTCGACCCCAAGCAGTCCTCGATGGAGGTGCTGGCCTACGCCATGCACATGGCCGAGGTGAAGGGCAAGAATCCTGGCGATGACATCGTCACCGCGCTGATCAACGCCGACATCGACGGCGAGAAGCTCTCCGATGACGAGTTCGGCTTCTTCGTCATGATGCTGGCCGTCGCCGGCAACGAGACCACCCGCAATTCGATCACCCACGGGATGATCGCCTTCGCCAACAATCCTGACCAGTGGGAGCTCTACAAGAAGGAACGCCCGGAAACCGCGGCGGATGAGATCGTCCGGTGGGCCACCCCGGTCACCGCCTTCCAACGCACCGCTGCCGAGGATGTCGAGCTGTCCGGCGCGCAGATCAAGCAGGGCCAGCGGGTGGTGATGTTCTATCGCTCGGCCAACTTCGACGAAGACGTCTTCGAGGATCCGCACGCGTTCAACATCCTGCGCAATCCGAACCCGCACGTCGGCTTCGGCGGCACCGGGGTGCACTACTGCGTCGGGGCGAACCTGGCCAAGATGACGATCAACCTCATCTTCAACGCCATCGCCGACCACATGCCCGATCTCACCTCGGTCGGCACACCCGAACGGCTACGTTCGGGGTGGCTCAACGCCATCAAGCACTGGCAGGTCGACTACGTCGGCACATCGGCCTAA
- the fadE29 gene encoding acyl-CoA dehydrogenase FadE29, translating into MFIELTPEQKQLQAELREYFSNLISPEETQAMESDRHNEAYRAIIKRMGSDGKLGAGWPKEYGGLGYGPIEQSIFVNEAQRADVPLPAVTLQTVGPTLQQYGTEAQKKKFLPAILAGEVHFAIGYSEPDAGTDLASLRTTAVKQGDEYIVNGQKMWTTGGHDADYIWLACRTDPDAVKHKGISILIVDTKDPGYSWTPVILSDGAHHTNATYYNDVRVPADMLVGEENGGWRLITTQLNNERVMLGPAGRFAALYDRVHAWASKPGSNGDTPLDHDDVKRSLGELKAMWRINELLNWQVAASGETIDVADAAATKVFGTERIQYAGRLAEEIVGTHGNPADPETAELLQWLDSQTKRNLVITFGGGVNEVMREMIAASGLKVPRVPR; encoded by the coding sequence ATGTTTATCGAGCTAACGCCCGAGCAGAAGCAGCTGCAAGCCGAACTGCGGGAGTACTTTTCAAATCTCATTTCGCCTGAGGAGACCCAGGCGATGGAGTCCGACCGGCACAATGAGGCCTACCGGGCAATCATCAAGCGAATGGGCTCCGACGGCAAGCTGGGTGCCGGCTGGCCCAAAGAGTACGGCGGCCTGGGCTACGGCCCCATCGAGCAGTCGATCTTCGTCAACGAGGCGCAGCGTGCCGATGTGCCGCTGCCCGCGGTGACTCTGCAGACCGTCGGACCGACCCTGCAGCAGTACGGGACCGAGGCGCAGAAGAAGAAGTTCCTGCCGGCGATCCTGGCCGGCGAGGTCCACTTCGCCATCGGCTACAGCGAACCGGACGCCGGCACCGACCTGGCCTCATTGCGGACCACAGCGGTCAAGCAAGGCGACGAGTACATCGTCAACGGTCAGAAGATGTGGACCACCGGCGGGCACGATGCCGACTACATCTGGCTGGCCTGTCGCACCGACCCTGACGCGGTGAAGCACAAGGGCATCTCGATTCTCATCGTCGACACCAAGGATCCGGGGTACTCCTGGACGCCGGTCATCTTGTCCGACGGCGCCCATCACACCAACGCGACGTACTACAACGACGTGCGGGTGCCGGCCGACATGCTCGTCGGTGAAGAGAACGGTGGCTGGCGGCTGATCACCACCCAGCTCAACAACGAGCGGGTCATGCTCGGGCCCGCCGGACGCTTCGCTGCGCTCTACGACCGGGTGCATGCGTGGGCGTCCAAGCCCGGCAGTAATGGGGACACTCCGCTCGACCACGACGACGTCAAGCGCTCGCTCGGCGAGCTCAAGGCGATGTGGCGCATCAACGAACTGCTCAACTGGCAGGTTGCGGCGTCGGGCGAGACCATCGACGTCGCGGACGCGGCCGCCACCAAGGTCTTCGGTACTGAGCGCATCCAGTACGCGGGCCGGTTAGCCGAGGAAATCGTTGGTACACATGGCAATCCGGCTGATCCGGAAACCGCTGAGCTGCTGCAGTGGCTGGACAGCCAGACCAAGCGCAACTTGGTGATCACATTCGGTGGTGGAGTGAACGAAGTGATGCGGGAAATGATCGCGGCGTCCGGCTTGAAGGTCCCGAGGGTTCCGCGATGA
- a CDS encoding acyl-CoA dehydrogenase family protein produces MDFSPDEGQQAVTDVVTSALERDNSWDALVTGGIVAFGVPERLGGDGLGLAEITSALTQIGRFGNVSPAFATLGLGLLPLLDLASDSQQDRYLAGVAKGAVLTAALNEPGRSLPERPATRLTDGKLNGTKVAVPYAEQADWIVVSTDSGVVVVSPKAAGVSLTKTPTATHSDEYVVTFTDTPVADADVLGGNDSVHRVNQLVLAAVGAYAAGLVAGALRLTADYVATREQFGRPLSTFQTVAAQLAEIYIASRTITLASTSVSWLLSEGRDASDDLDVLGYWVTSQAPPVMQLCHHLHGGMGMDITYPMHRYYSSIKDLTRLLGGKAHRLELVGA; encoded by the coding sequence GTGGACTTCAGTCCGGACGAAGGGCAGCAGGCCGTCACCGATGTGGTGACGTCCGCGCTGGAGCGGGACAACAGCTGGGACGCGCTGGTCACGGGCGGCATCGTGGCGTTCGGCGTCCCGGAGCGGCTCGGCGGTGACGGTCTGGGGCTAGCCGAGATCACCTCGGCGCTCACTCAGATCGGCAGGTTCGGCAACGTCAGTCCTGCGTTTGCGACCCTGGGTCTGGGCCTGCTTCCGTTGCTGGACTTGGCCTCCGACTCTCAACAGGATCGCTACCTGGCCGGTGTCGCCAAGGGCGCGGTGCTGACCGCCGCGCTGAACGAGCCGGGGCGCTCGTTGCCGGAGCGGCCCGCCACGCGGCTGACGGACGGCAAGCTCAACGGCACCAAGGTCGCCGTTCCCTATGCGGAGCAGGCGGACTGGATCGTCGTCAGCACCGACAGCGGTGTGGTCGTGGTCTCGCCCAAGGCCGCCGGCGTGAGCTTGACGAAGACTCCGACGGCGACTCACTCCGACGAGTACGTCGTCACCTTCACCGACACTCCGGTCGCCGACGCCGATGTGTTGGGCGGCAACGACTCCGTGCATCGGGTCAATCAGCTGGTGCTGGCCGCCGTCGGCGCATACGCGGCCGGTCTGGTGGCGGGTGCGCTGAGGCTCACCGCCGACTACGTCGCCACCCGCGAACAATTCGGCAGGCCGTTGTCGACGTTCCAGACCGTCGCCGCCCAGCTCGCCGAAATCTATATCGCCTCGCGAACCATCACGTTGGCGTCGACATCGGTGTCCTGGTTGCTGTCGGAGGGCCGGGACGCGTCGGATGATCTTGACGTCCTTGGTTACTGGGTGACATCGCAGGCGCCCCCGGTCATGCAACTGTGCCACCATCTGCACGGCGGGATGGGGATGGACATCACCTATCCCATGCACCGCTATTACTCGTCGATCAAAGACCTGACCCGGCTGTTGGGCGGTAAGGCACACCGCCTCGAACTGGTTGGAGCGTAA